TGCTGCTGCCCCTGCGCGTGAGCAGATGCCGCTGCCGTTGCCTGTGCCATGGAACACCCCTCACCAAAGATAGAAGAATGCGAAGATGAAGACCCAGACCAGGTCCACGAAGTGCCAGTAGAGCCCCATGATCTCGACGGCCTCGTAATTGCCCTTGCGGCTGGTGAAGAATCCGCGCCGGCGCTCGTCGAAATCGCCGCGCCAGACTTTTCGGGCGATGGCGAGCAGGAAGATGACGCCGAAGGTCACATGGGTGCCGTGGAATCCGGTGATCATGAAGAAGGTCGAGCCGAACTGAGCCGCCCCCCAGGGATTGCCCCATGGGCGCACGCCTTCGTGGATCAGCTTGGTCCACTCGAAGGCCTGCATGCTGACGAAAGTGGCGCCGAGCAGCGCCGTCACCAGCATCAGGGCGGCGGTTTTCCTGCGGTCGCGCCGATAGCCGAAATTGACCGCCATCGCCATGGTTCCGCTGCTGCTGATCAGGACGAAGGTCATGATGGCGATCAGGAGGAGCGGGAGGGACCTGCCTCCGATGGTCAGGGCAAACACTTCGCTCGGGTTCGGCCACGGGACGGCAGTCGACATCCGCGCGGTCATGTAGGCGATCAGAAAGCTGCTGAAGATGAAGGTGTCGCTGAGCAGGAAGATCCACATCATCGCCTTGCCCCACGGCACATTCTTGAAGGCCTGCCGGTCGGAGGCGAAATCGTCGGCGATGCTGCGCAACCCGGAATTATCGTCGCGGGCGGCCTGAAGGTTTGAAAAGGCTTGCTCGGTCATGCCAGGAAATCCCTTCAGCTCAGTACCTGTCGGCAAATCACGAGGAATGTCCCCGCCCAACCGGTCAGGATGCTCAACAGGACGAGCCAGACCGCAAGCAGGAAGTGCCAGTAGGTGGCGCAAAGTTCCACGCTGAGCCGCAGATGGTTGCCGGGCGTGCCCCGCCATGCCTTCGAAGCGGTCCCTCCCAGGGCGACAAGACCGCCGAGAACGTGCAGCCCGTGAAGCCCCGTCAGCACGTAGAAAAACGCATTGGCTGAATTGGACGCCAGGAAGTACCCGTCCGCCGTCAGCTGGCGCCAGGCCAGTATCTGCCCGGACACGAAAGCCAGCGCGGTCACGCCCGCCGCGAGAAGGCCGATCTTGAGCCTGTCCTCATCACCGTCACGAGCCGCGTTGCGCGCGCCCTGCAATGCGATGCTGCTGAGAACGAGCATCGCCGTGTTCAACCAGAGCACCTTCGGAAGCGGGACGTCGCGCCAGTCCGGGAATTGCATCCGCATCGCGTAGGCGCTGATGAAGAGCGCGAACAGTGAGCCGACGACCGCCAGGAAGACACCGAGCCCGACCTTCTCAGCCGACTGCGAGGGCTCCGACACAGCCACTTCGAGGACGCCCTGTTCCAGCCACGGCTTCGACATCACCCCCTGGCGCAGAAGCCACCATGTTCCAATCGTGAAGAGCGCCGTCAGAAAAAGCAGGATGCTACCCATGCGCGACTCCCGACGGGACCTGAGCGTTGGGCTGATTTTGCGGGATGAAGTCCTCGGCCGCGCCCGGA
This window of the Microvirga sp. TS319 genome carries:
- a CDS encoding heme-copper oxidase subunit III family protein, whose translation is MTEQAFSNLQAARDDNSGLRSIADDFASDRQAFKNVPWGKAMMWIFLLSDTFIFSSFLIAYMTARMSTAVPWPNPSEVFALTIGGRSLPLLLIAIMTFVLISSSGTMAMAVNFGYRRDRRKTAALMLVTALLGATFVSMQAFEWTKLIHEGVRPWGNPWGAAQFGSTFFMITGFHGTHVTFGVIFLLAIARKVWRGDFDERRRGFFTSRKGNYEAVEIMGLYWHFVDLVWVFIFAFFYLW
- a CDS encoding cytochrome c oxidase subunit 3 is translated as MGSILLFLTALFTIGTWWLLRQGVMSKPWLEQGVLEVAVSEPSQSAEKVGLGVFLAVVGSLFALFISAYAMRMQFPDWRDVPLPKVLWLNTAMLVLSSIALQGARNAARDGDEDRLKIGLLAAGVTALAFVSGQILAWRQLTADGYFLASNSANAFFYVLTGLHGLHVLGGLVALGGTASKAWRGTPGNHLRLSVELCATYWHFLLAVWLVLLSILTGWAGTFLVICRQVLS